One Oscillospiraceae bacterium genomic region harbors:
- a CDS encoding transposon-encoded TnpW family protein has protein sequence MTETKQTSTTKTDRRPDCVTEIRMGNSVLTVSGFFKQGATDTAADKMMKVLEAEATTQKTAI, from the coding sequence ATGACAGAAACCAAACAGACAAGCACCACCAAAACAGACCGCCGCCCGGACTGTGTAACGGAAATCCGCATGGGCAACTCCGTCCTTACCGTTTCCGGCTTCTTCAAGCAGGGCGCAACCGACACCGCAGCCGACAAGATGATGAAAGTGCTGGAAGCGGAAGCTACTACACAAAAAACGGCGATTTGA
- a CDS encoding ATP-binding protein, whose product MPANLNRKQQREIKAVVERAKKDNGIPQTAQQSIPFQRMFPDGICRVTDSYYTKTIQFQDINYQLAQQEDKTAIFDEWCSFLNFFDSSIHFELSFMNLSTDAESFEKSIRIPFKKDSFNPVRAEYSQMLKKQLAQGNNGLTKTKYLTFGIEAESMRQAKPRLNHIENDLLNNFRRLGVIATTMNGKERLHLMHSMFHMGDNDKFFFDWKYLVESGLSVKDFIAPTAFAFKTNRTFQMGSIFGSMSYLAITASDLSDRMLADFLDMESTQIVTMHIQSVDQTAAIKTIKRIITELDRSKIEEQKKAVRSGYDMDIIPSDLATYGKDAKSLLKELQSQNERMFMVTFLVLNTGRTEQELENNVFQAQSIAQKHNCNLRRLDFQQESGLMSSLPLAQNLIEIRRGLTTSSTAIFVPFTTQELFQNGGETLYYGLNALSNNLIMVDRKKLKNPNGLILGTPGSGKSFSAKREITNAFLVTDDDIIICDPEAEYAALVHKFNGQVVKISSSSTNYINPMDINLNYSEDDNPVALKADFILSLCELIMGSKDGLQPIEKTVIDRCVHQIYQRYFDNPAPENMPILEDLYDALLKQDEKEAHHVATALEIYVKGSLKLFNNRTNVDIQNRLVCFDIKELGNQLKKIGMLIVQDQVWGRVTANRSAGKSTRYYIDEFHLLLKEEQTATYSVEIWKRFRKWGGLPTGITQNVKDLLRSPEIANILENSDFIYMLNQASDDRSILAQRLNISPHQLSYVTNSGEGEGLLFYGNVILPFIDRFPTDLELYRIMTTKLNEVAQEKEA is encoded by the coding sequence ATGCCTGCAAATCTGAATCGGAAGCAGCAGCGAGAAATTAAAGCTGTTGTGGAACGGGCAAAGAAGGACAACGGTATTCCGCAGACTGCACAGCAGTCCATTCCCTTTCAGAGAATGTTCCCGGATGGCATCTGCCGTGTCACTGACAGTTATTACACCAAGACCATTCAGTTTCAGGACATCAACTATCAGCTGGCACAGCAGGAAGATAAGACTGCCATCTTCGATGAGTGGTGCAGTTTCCTGAATTTCTTTGACAGCTCCATTCACTTTGAGCTTTCCTTTATGAACCTGAGTACCGATGCTGAAAGCTTTGAAAAGAGTATCCGTATCCCGTTCAAGAAGGACAGCTTCAATCCCGTCCGTGCCGAGTATAGCCAGATGCTGAAAAAGCAGTTGGCGCAGGGCAACAACGGCTTGACCAAAACCAAGTACCTGACATTCGGCATTGAAGCCGAATCCATGCGGCAGGCAAAGCCGAGACTCAACCATATCGAAAACGATCTGCTCAATAACTTTCGGCGTTTGGGTGTCATTGCCACTACCATGAACGGCAAAGAGCGGCTGCATCTGATGCACTCTATGTTCCACATGGGTGATAATGATAAGTTCTTCTTCGATTGGAAGTATCTTGTGGAATCCGGGCTGTCCGTAAAGGACTTCATTGCTCCGACGGCGTTTGCCTTTAAGACCAACCGCACCTTCCAGATGGGCAGTATCTTCGGTTCGATGTCTTATCTGGCAATTACGGCATCAGACCTGTCTGATCGTATGCTGGCGGATTTTCTGGATATGGAATCCACGCAGATCGTGACCATGCACATCCAGTCGGTTGACCAGACTGCGGCGATTAAGACCATCAAGAGAATCATCACCGAGCTTGACCGTTCCAAAATCGAGGAACAGAAAAAGGCTGTGCGTTCTGGCTATGACATGGACATTATCCCATCTGACCTTGCTACCTATGGTAAAGATGCGAAGTCACTTCTGAAAGAATTGCAGAGCCAGAATGAGCGAATGTTCATGGTGACATTTCTGGTGCTGAACACCGGGCGCACCGAGCAGGAACTGGAGAACAATGTGTTCCAGGCACAGAGCATCGCCCAGAAGCATAACTGCAATCTGCGTCGTTTGGATTTTCAGCAGGAATCCGGACTGATGAGCAGCCTGCCTTTGGCACAAAACCTGATTGAGATTCGTCGTGGCCTGACTACCAGTTCCACGGCTATTTTTGTGCCTTTCACCACGCAGGAGCTGTTCCAGAATGGTGGAGAAACGCTCTATTACGGGCTGAATGCTCTGTCGAACAACCTTATCATGGTGGACAGAAAGAAGCTCAAGAACCCCAACGGACTGATTCTGGGTACTCCCGGTTCCGGTAAATCCTTTTCCGCAAAGCGTGAAATCACCAATGCGTTCCTGGTTACGGATGACGATATTATCATCTGCGACCCCGAAGCGGAATATGCGGCTCTGGTTCACAAGTTCAATGGTCAGGTGGTAAAAATCAGCTCCTCCAGTACCAACTATATCAACCCTATGGACATCAACCTGAACTACTCTGAGGATGACAACCCGGTAGCACTGAAAGCTGATTTTATCCTGTCCCTCTGTGAGTTGATTATGGGCAGTAAGGATGGCTTGCAGCCTATCGAAAAGACGGTTATCGACCGTTGTGTGCATCAGATTTACCAGAGATATTTCGACAATCCTGCCCCTGAGAATATGCCGATCCTTGAGGATTTGTATGATGCCCTTCTGAAACAGGACGAAAAGGAAGCCCACCATGTAGCGACCGCCTTGGAAATCTATGTTAAGGGTTCTCTGAAACTGTTTAACAACAGAACCAATGTGGATATTCAGAATCGTCTGGTGTGCTTCGACATTAAGGAGCTGGGCAATCAGCTGAAAAAAATCGGTATGCTGATCGTTCAGGATCAGGTCTGGGGGCGTGTAACTGCCAACCGTTCTGCCGGTAAATCGACCAGATATTATATTGACGAGTTCCATCTGCTTCTGAAGGAAGAACAGACGGCAACCTATTCCGTAGAAATCTGGAAGCGATTCCGTAAATGGGGCGGCTTGCCGACCGGTATTACTCAGAATGTCAAAGACCTGCTTCGTTCCCCGGAGATTGCCAACATCCTCGAAAACTCTGATTTCATCTATATGCTGAATCAGGCAAGCGATGACCGAAGTATTCTGGCACAGCGGTTGAACATTTCGCCGCATCAGCTGTCCTATGTAACCAACTCCGGTGAGGGCGAAGGACTTCTGTTCTATGGCAATGTGATTCTGCCGTTCATTGACCGATTCCCGACAGATCTGGAACTGTATCGCATTATGACCACGAAGTTAAACGAGGTGGCACAGGAAAAGGAGGCGTAA
- a CDS encoding ATP-binding protein, protein MKKLQFLKAGDYMKTITRAKYLDRIIELNGTPDIKIITGIRRSGKSKLMQAYIAYLKSNFENINIIFIDFMDLAYEEIKEYHALHAYVEEHYQEGKTNYLFVDEVQMCPKFELAINSLYSKGKYDIYVTGSNAFLLSADLATLFTGRYIEIHVFPFSFQEYCQYYDDISDKDKLFDEYAIKGGLAGSYAYRTEKDRTNYIKEVYETIVTRDLVQKYTLPDTLVLQRLSEFLMDNISNLTSPNKVSQLLTANETPTNHVTVGKYIKYLCNAFVFYDIKRYDIRGKKYLESSEKFYLCDSGIRYAILGSRNIDYGRVYENVVCIELLRRGYDVYVGKLYQKEIDFVAQRGSEKIYIQVSDNISGQETFERECSPLLQIRDAYPKMIIARTKHPQYSYEGIEIHDIADWLLQE, encoded by the coding sequence ATGAAAAAACTTCAATTTTTGAAAGCGGGTGACTATATGAAAACAATCACGAGAGCAAAATATCTCGATAGAATCATTGAACTGAATGGTACTCCTGACATCAAGATCATCACGGGCATTCGTCGATCTGGTAAGTCCAAATTGATGCAGGCGTATATTGCGTATCTGAAAAGCAATTTTGAAAACATCAATATTATCTTCATCGACTTCATGGATTTGGCGTATGAAGAAATCAAGGAATACCATGCCTTACACGCCTATGTGGAAGAACATTATCAGGAAGGAAAAACGAACTACCTGTTTGTAGACGAGGTTCAGATGTGTCCCAAGTTTGAGTTGGCAATCAATAGCCTGTACTCTAAGGGAAAATACGACATCTATGTAACAGGCTCTAATGCTTTCCTGTTGAGTGCAGATCTGGCAACTCTGTTTACCGGACGCTATATTGAAATTCATGTGTTTCCTTTCAGCTTCCAGGAATATTGCCAGTATTATGATGATATTAGTGACAAAGATAAGCTCTTTGATGAGTACGCTATCAAGGGCGGTTTAGCAGGTTCCTATGCTTATAGAACCGAAAAAGACAGAACAAACTATATCAAAGAGGTCTACGAAACGATTGTTACAAGGGATTTGGTACAGAAATATACTCTCCCGGACACTTTGGTTTTACAACGTCTGAGCGAGTTCCTTATGGATAATATCAGCAACCTGACTTCTCCGAATAAGGTCAGTCAGCTACTGACAGCAAATGAGACTCCAACCAATCATGTAACCGTCGGCAAGTACATTAAGTATTTGTGCAATGCTTTTGTATTTTATGATATTAAGAGATATGACATCCGAGGTAAGAAATACCTTGAAAGCTCTGAAAAGTTCTATTTGTGTGACAGCGGTATTCGATATGCAATACTGGGAAGCAGAAATATAGACTATGGCAGAGTATATGAAAACGTTGTTTGTATCGAGCTTCTTCGCCGTGGATATGATGTCTATGTCGGCAAGCTCTATCAAAAGGAAATCGACTTTGTTGCTCAGAGAGGTAGCGAAAAGATTTATATTCAGGTCAGCGACAACATTTCCGGGCAGGAAACATTTGAGAGAGAATGCTCTCCTCTGCTTCAGATTCGAGACGCTTATCCGAAAATGAT
- a CDS encoding C40 family peptidase has product MAKRPTRLRFTEDDLADSHVKKAADRADKAVDRAEKAADKLASKKAKPKLKLETDAAGSRKAKLRFEKAEFTEIERPSVAKHMASRGAAVTLTSKAHRAVSEYEDDNIGVQAVQETTKAVESTVYTVDHAVYSHKLKAYDKAEKLVEKSDKANVNALYEKFKKDNPDAGSNPFSRWQQKRAIKKEYAAAKAGKNTASTTASASKGAGKATGKAAQGAKNITERVTEFCTTHSKTILFVLIAGLLFMILSGMFSSCSAMFQGGTQIILGTSFTAKEEDIIGADNDYKALEAALRNKINNIERTHSGYDEYRYDLDEINHNPYELAAYLTVKFEDYTRDEVQATLQWLFEQQYELTLTEVVEIRTRTTSSTDPETGETTTEEEDYEYYILNVKLRNKGLNSVISNSGLSEDDMERYRILLQTRGNRPDIFGNDIYATPGGEYTDYDIPGEALTDTRFANMIREAEKYLGYPYVWGGSSPSTSFDCSGFVSYVINHCGNGWSVGRLTANGLMGVCDIIPKSSAKPGDLIFFQGTYDTSGASHVGIYVGNGMMIHCGNPISYASIESNYWQQHFYCFGRIRN; this is encoded by the coding sequence ATGGCGAAAAGACCTACACGACTCCGTTTTACCGAAGATGACCTTGCAGATTCTCATGTGAAGAAAGCTGCCGACCGTGCAGATAAGGCGGTTGATAGGGCTGAAAAAGCGGCAGACAAATTGGCTTCTAAAAAGGCAAAGCCGAAGCTAAAGCTGGAAACAGATGCAGCCGGTTCCCGTAAAGCAAAGCTCCGTTTTGAAAAAGCGGAGTTTACGGAAATCGAGCGCCCATCTGTGGCAAAGCACATGGCAAGCCGTGGTGCCGCAGTCACGCTCACATCCAAAGCACATCGGGCGGTGTCAGAATATGAGGATGATAATATCGGCGTTCAGGCTGTGCAGGAAACGACCAAGGCTGTTGAATCCACTGTCTATACCGTCGATCATGCCGTTTACAGTCACAAGCTGAAAGCCTACGACAAGGCGGAAAAGCTGGTTGAGAAGTCAGATAAAGCAAATGTAAATGCCCTGTATGAGAAGTTCAAAAAGGACAACCCCGATGCCGGTTCCAATCCCTTTTCCCGTTGGCAACAGAAAAGGGCAATCAAGAAAGAATATGCTGCCGCCAAAGCCGGTAAGAATACCGCTTCGACAACGGCTTCTGCATCTAAGGGTGCAGGCAAGGCAACGGGCAAAGCAGCTCAGGGAGCCAAGAACATCACAGAAAGAGTAACGGAGTTCTGCACCACACACTCTAAAACGATTCTGTTTGTTTTGATTGCCGGACTGCTTTTTATGATACTCTCAGGGATGTTCTCGTCTTGTTCGGCTATGTTCCAAGGCGGCACACAGATCATTCTGGGAACTTCTTTTACTGCAAAAGAGGAAGATATTATTGGTGCGGACAATGATTACAAGGCTTTGGAAGCTGCGCTCCGCAATAAAATCAATAATATCGAGCGTACTCATAGCGGATATGACGAGTACCGGTATGACCTTGATGAAATCAACCACAATCCTTATGAGCTGGCGGCGTATTTGACGGTGAAGTTTGAGGATTACACCAGAGATGAGGTGCAGGCTACCCTGCAATGGCTATTTGAGCAACAATATGAGCTGACCCTGACGGAAGTAGTAGAGATTCGTACACGAACAACATCTTCTACTGATCCCGAAACGGGAGAGACAACAACAGAGGAAGAAGATTACGAATATTATATTCTGAATGTGAAGCTCAGAAATAAGGGCTTGAACAGTGTGATTTCAAATTCCGGCTTGTCGGAAGATGATATGGAGCGATATAGAATTTTGCTTCAGACAAGGGGCAACAGACCGGATATTTTCGGAAATGACATTTACGCCACCCCTGGCGGCGAGTACACCGATTATGATATTCCGGGCGAAGCGCTGACAGACACAAGATTTGCCAATATGATTCGGGAAGCTGAAAAATATCTGGGATACCCGTATGTGTGGGGCGGCAGCAGCCCGTCTACCTCCTTTGACTGCTCCGGATTTGTTTCCTATGTAATCAATCACTGCGGAAACGGTTGGAGTGTTGGTCGTTTGACCGCAAACGGTTTGATGGGCGTATGCGACATTATCCCGAAAAGCTCTGCCAAACCGGGAGATTTGATTTTCTTCCAAGGCACTTATGATACCTCCGGTGCATCACACGTTGGTATCTATGTTGGCAATGGTATGATGATCCACTGCGGAAACCCCATTTCCTACGCTTCTATCGAATCGAATTACTGGCAACAGCATTTTTACTGCTTCGGCAGAATCAGAAACTAA
- a CDS encoding Maff2 family protein — protein sequence MGTAKFFTLLLLLYRTSVKSQGMKQLMAGGGVALIGTTLVPLLSGLFG from the coding sequence ATAGGAACGGCAAAATTTTTTACACTTCTATTACTTCTTTATCGCACATCAGTAAAGTCCCAGGGCATGAAGCAGCTCATGGCTGGCGGCGGTGTTGCCCTCATCGGCACCACCCTTGTACCTCTGCTCTCCGGACTGTTCGGTTAA
- a CDS encoding recombinase family protein yields MLRQTNQQPITALYPRLSHEDELQGESNSISNQKRILETYAKQNGFSNLRWYTDDGYSGANFQRPGFQAMLADIEAGKVGTVIVKDMSRLGRNYLQVGMYTEMIFPQKGVRFIAINDGVDSAQGDNDFAPLRNIFNEWLVRDTSKKIKAVKRSKGMSGKPITSKPVYGYLMDEDENFIIDEEAAPVVKQIYNFCLAGNGPTKIARMLTEQQIPTPGTLEYRRTGSTRRYHPGYECKWATNTVVHILENREYTGCLVNFKTEKLSYKVKHSVENPEEKQAIFENHHEPIIDTQTWERVQELRKQRKRPNRYDEVGLFSGILFCADCGSVMYQQRYQTDKRKQDCYICGNYKKRTHDCTAHFIRTDLLTAGVLSNLRKVTSYAAKHEARFIKLLIEQNEDGGKRRNAAKKKELEAAEKRIAELSAIFKRLYEDSVTGRISDERFTELSADYEAEQRELKEKAAAIQAELSKAQEATVNAEKFMNVVRRHTSFEELTPTLLREFVEKIVVHECSYDENKTRRQDIEIYYSFVGKVDLPE; encoded by the coding sequence ATGTTAAGACAGACCAACCAACAACCAATTACCGCCCTTTACCCAAGACTTTCCCATGAGGACGAGCTGCAAGGCGAGAGCAATTCCATTTCCAATCAGAAGCGTATCCTTGAAACCTATGCAAAGCAGAACGGCTTTTCCAATCTGCGCTGGTACACGGACGACGGTTATTCTGGTGCGAACTTTCAAAGACCCGGTTTTCAAGCCATGCTTGCGGACATTGAAGCCGGAAAAGTCGGGACAGTTATCGTAAAGGATATGTCGAGGTTAGGGCGAAACTACCTGCAAGTGGGAATGTACACGGAAATGATTTTCCCACAGAAAGGTGTCCGCTTCATCGCTATCAATGACGGAGTGGACAGCGCACAGGGCGACAATGATTTTGCCCCGCTGCGGAATATCTTTAACGAATGGCTGGTGAGAGATACGAGCAAGAAAATCAAAGCAGTGAAACGCTCAAAAGGCATGAGTGGCAAGCCTATCACAAGCAAGCCTGTGTATGGCTACCTCATGGACGAGGACGAAAATTTCATCATTGACGAGGAAGCTGCACCCGTAGTCAAGCAGATATACAATTTCTGCCTTGCCGGGAATGGTCCGACCAAGATAGCCCGTATGCTCACAGAGCAGCAAATCCCCACGCCGGGGACGCTGGAATACCGCAGGACGGGCAGCACTCGCCGCTACCACCCCGGCTATGAGTGCAAGTGGGCAACCAATACCGTTGTGCATATCCTTGAAAACCGGGAATACACGGGCTGCCTGGTAAACTTCAAGACGGAAAAACTCTCTTATAAAGTCAAGCACAGCGTAGAAAACCCGGAGGAAAAGCAAGCGATATTCGAGAACCACCACGAGCCTATCATAGACACCCAAACATGGGAACGGGTGCAGGAGCTTCGCAAGCAGCGCAAACGCCCCAACCGCTATGATGAAGTGGGCTTGTTCTCCGGCATACTGTTCTGTGCAGACTGCGGCAGTGTGATGTATCAGCAGCGATACCAGACGGACAAGCGCAAGCAGGACTGTTATATCTGCGGCAACTACAAGAAACGCACCCATGACTGTACAGCGCACTTTATCCGCACCGACCTCTTGACCGCTGGTGTACTATCCAATCTGCGGAAAGTGACCAGCTATGCGGCAAAGCATGAAGCCCGGTTTATAAAGCTCTTGATTGAGCAGAACGAGGACGGGGGCAAGCGCAGGAACGCCGCCAAGAAAAAGGAACTGGAAGCCGCCGAGAAACGCATAGCCGAGTTATCCGCTATCTTCAAGCGGCTGTATGAGGACAGCGTGACCGGGCGCATATCAGACGAGCGTTTCACAGAGCTGTCGGCAGACTATGAAGCAGAGCAACGGGAACTGAAAGAAAAAGCCGCCGCTATCCAAGCGGAGCTTTCCAAAGCACAGGAAGCCACCGTGAACGCAGAAAAGTTTATGAATGTTGTTCGGCGGCATACCAGCTTTGAAGAACTTACCCCTACTCTGCTGCGGGAGTTTGTAGAGAAAATCGTTGTACATGAGTGCAGCTATGACGAGAACAAGACCCGCAGACAGGACATTGAGATTTATTATTCTTTTGTTGGCAAGGTGGACTTGCCCGAATAA
- a CDS encoding ATP-binding protein has translation MKNEIEAMITDITATTAEAEDYTGEDGLLYCGKCHTPKEAYFSKETAQWLGHDRHPTECDCQRAAREKREAAESRQKHLETVEDLKRRGFTDPAMRNWTFEHDNGRNPQTATARFYVESWETMQAENIGYLFWGGVGTGKSYLAACIANALMEKEVAVCMTNFATILNDLAASFEGRNEYNSRLCSYPLLILDDFGMERGTEYGLEQVYSVIDSRYRSGKPLIATTNLTLEELQHPQDTPHARIYDRLTSMCAPVRFTGSNFRKETAQEKLERLKQLMKQRKESL, from the coding sequence ATGAAAAACGAGATTGAAGCTATGATTACGGACATTACAGCCACTACCGCCGAAGCGGAGGACTACACAGGCGAGGACGGGCTTTTATACTGCGGCAAGTGCCATACGCCAAAAGAAGCCTATTTTTCAAAAGAAACCGCCCAATGGTTAGGGCATGACCGACACCCGACAGAGTGCGACTGCCAGCGGGCAGCCCGTGAAAAACGGGAAGCCGCTGAAAGCCGACAGAAGCACCTTGAAACAGTGGAGGACTTGAAACGCCGGGGCTTTACCGACCCTGCTATGCGGAACTGGACATTTGAGCATGACAACGGCAGAAACCCGCAGACCGCAACCGCCCGTTTTTATGTGGAGAGCTGGGAAACCATGCAGGCTGAAAATATCGGCTACCTGTTCTGGGGCGGCGTGGGGACAGGAAAAAGCTACCTTGCCGCCTGTATCGCCAACGCCCTTATGGAGAAAGAGGTTGCCGTCTGCATGACAAACTTTGCAACAATACTCAATGACCTTGCCGCCAGCTTTGAGGGCAGGAATGAGTATAATTCCCGCCTTTGCAGCTACCCCCTGCTGATACTTGATGATTTCGGTATGGAGCGAGGGACAGAATACGGGCTGGAACAGGTTTATAGCGTGATTGACAGCCGTTACCGAAGCGGCAAGCCGCTGATCGCCACGACCAACCTCACGCTGGAGGAATTGCAGCACCCGCAGGACACGCCCCACGCCCGTATCTATGACAGGCTGACTTCCATGTGCGCCCCCGTCCGCTTCACGGGCAGCAACTTCCGAAAGGAAACCGCACAGGAAAAGCTGGAACGATTAAAGCAACTGATGAAGCAGCGAAAGGAGAGCCTATGA
- a CDS encoding CD0415/CD1112 family protein, protein MDSILQQITDWLKEMLVSAIMGNLSGMFESVNNQVGEIATSVGMTPANFSPGVFAMVRNISESVIIPIAGLILTFIACYELIQMIIDHNNLANFETWIFFKWVFKTFVAVMLITNTFNITMAVFDVTQHVINASAGIISGNTAIDASALETMEETLMAMDLGPLLGLFLQSFIVQVTMSALAIIIFVIVYGRMIEIYLMVSLAPIPLSTFGNREQSNIGQNYLRSLFAIGFQGFLIMICVGIYAVLIQSIAFSDDIIGSIWGVMGYTVLLCFTLFKTGSLAKGVFSAH, encoded by the coding sequence TTGGACAGCATACTCCAACAGATCACAGACTGGCTGAAAGAAATGCTCGTTTCAGCTATTATGGGAAATCTGTCGGGGATGTTTGAGTCCGTCAACAACCAGGTTGGCGAGATAGCAACCTCCGTTGGCATGACCCCGGCGAATTTTTCGCCGGGTGTCTTTGCCATGGTACGAAACATCTCCGAGTCAGTGATTATCCCAATCGCAGGCTTGATTCTGACCTTCATTGCCTGTTATGAGCTAATTCAGATGATTATTGACCACAACAATCTGGCAAATTTTGAAACCTGGATCTTCTTCAAATGGGTGTTCAAGACTTTTGTTGCGGTCATGTTAATCACAAACACATTCAATATCACGATGGCTGTGTTTGATGTGACACAGCACGTTATAAACGCAAGCGCCGGTATCATATCCGGAAATACTGCCATAGATGCTTCGGCATTGGAAACAATGGAAGAAACGCTGATGGCAATGGATTTGGGTCCTTTGCTCGGCTTGTTCCTGCAATCCTTTATCGTGCAGGTCACGATGTCCGCTTTGGCAATCATCATCTTTGTGATCGTCTACGGTCGAATGATTGAAATTTATCTGATGGTCAGCCTTGCCCCGATTCCGCTTTCCACTTTTGGAAACAGAGAACAGAGCAATATCGGACAGAATTATCTGCGTTCGCTGTTTGCAATCGGATTCCAGGGATTCCTGATTATGATCTGCGTGGGCATTTATGCGGTGCTGATTCAGTCTATCGCATTCAGTGATGACATCATCGGTTCTATCTGGGGTGTTATGGGCTACACCGTCCTTTTGTGCTTCACCCTGTTTAAGACTGGTTCGCTTGCGAAGGGTGTATTCAGCGCTCACTAA
- a CDS encoding DUF4315 family protein gives MSAKLDRIGADLEKARKKRAEWDAKVKDLERRYREEENSEIHEMVHAANLNPEQLSELLRMFAADMAPKPDTINTMNEEETQNEI, from the coding sequence TTGAGTGCCAAGTTAGACAGAATAGGTGCAGACCTTGAAAAAGCCCGTAAGAAACGGGCAGAATGGGATGCTAAGGTGAAAGACCTGGAACGCAGATACCGTGAGGAGGAAAATTCCGAAATCCATGAGATGGTTCATGCTGCGAACCTGAATCCCGAACAGCTTTCCGAGCTGCTCCGTATGTTTGCTGCGGATATGGCTCCGAAGCCTGATACGATCAATACTATGAATGAGGAGGAAACGCAGAATGAGATTTAA
- a CDS encoding PrgI family protein: protein MAAYIPVPRDLTRVKTKVFFNLTKRQLLCFGAAALIGVPIFFLVKATGNVSLAALSMMIVMLPLFFLAMYEKDSQPLEVVVEHFIQTKFVRPKVRPYQTDNYYDALMRQYKLEKEVERIVFQKEATGKKHQNACKSESEAAARN from the coding sequence TTGGCAGCGTATATTCCCGTACCTCGTGACCTGACGAGGGTAAAAACAAAAGTGTTCTTCAATCTGACGAAACGGCAGTTACTTTGCTTTGGTGCGGCGGCGCTCATCGGAGTGCCGATTTTCTTTCTGGTCAAAGCAACCGGAAATGTGAGCCTTGCAGCACTGTCCATGATGATCGTCATGTTACCGTTGTTCTTTCTGGCAATGTATGAAAAGGATAGTCAGCCGTTGGAAGTGGTTGTAGAACACTTCATTCAGACCAAATTCGTTCGTCCCAAGGTTCGCCCTTATCAGACGGACAACTATTATGACGCTTTGATGCGTCAGTACAAACTGGAAAAGGAGGTTGAACGAATTGTTTTTCAAAAAGAAGCCACAGGCAAGAAACATCAAAATGCCTGCAAATCTGAATCGGAAGCAGCAGCGAGAAATTAA
- a CDS encoding DUF4366 domain-containing protein has product MRFKKIGAALLACAMCFGVFSTTAFAYVDESVATEEPAVEEKVPETEPEEPMLPLTPDGNLTLVDDAGSPTKSGKQFITAVTKNGNYFYIIIDRDDKGEETVHFLNQVDEADLLKLMDEEEVAEFTKPVEETKPEVVETVPEITEPTPEEKPKSTNMLPAILTLIVLACGGGFFVFKKVQEKKKAQEAAKPDPDADYVDDDEDYGYDPEFEDDDEDSSVDEDDNEPV; this is encoded by the coding sequence ATGAGATTTAAGAAAATTGGAGCCGCATTGCTGGCGTGTGCAATGTGTTTTGGCGTGTTTTCTACAACGGCATTTGCCTATGTAGATGAAAGCGTAGCGACTGAAGAACCTGCGGTCGAAGAAAAAGTTCCCGAAACAGAGCCGGAGGAGCCGATGCTACCGCTTACTCCCGACGGCAATCTGACTTTGGTTGATGACGCTGGCTCGCCTACGAAAAGCGGAAAGCAGTTCATTACCGCTGTAACCAAAAACGGAAACTACTTCTATATCATCATTGACCGTGATGATAAGGGCGAGGAAACCGTGCATTTTCTGAATCAGGTGGATGAAGCCGACCTGCTCAAGCTGATGGACGAGGAAGAAGTTGCAGAGTTCACCAAGCCGGTTGAGGAAACAAAGCCGGAAGTAGTTGAAACAGTTCCTGAAATTACAGAACCGACACCGGAGGAAAAGCCGAAATCCACAAATATGCTCCCGGCGATTCTTACTCTGATTGTGCTTGCCTGTGGTGGTGGATTCTTCGTATTTAAGAAAGTCCAGGAAAAGAAGAAGGCACAGGAAGCGGCAAAGCCTGACCCAGATGCTGATTATGTGGACGATGACGAGGACTATGGGTACGATCCGGAGTTTGAGGACGACGATGAAGATAGCTCCGTCGATGAAGATGATAATGAACCTGTGTAA